A single window of Rhinoraja longicauda isolate Sanriku21f chromosome 29, sRhiLon1.1, whole genome shotgun sequence DNA harbors:
- the LOC144607676 gene encoding deoxyribonuclease-1-like: MELRVMFIVLGCLLEWSQGLKIASFNIQRFSQRKVDERVTLDILIRILKRYDLITIEEVMDSDSSAVTDLVKELNYATKLKYNYIISDYLGHSTYREKYAFIFKETILKPVGWYHFDDGCEQCGTDTFMREPFVVHFHSLTTIVKDFVLAAIHTSPSYAVREVDALYDVWADARNHFNTENILILGDYNAACRYVTDKDWPKIRLRQHNNFHWLIGDEVDTTVSINTHCAYDRFVMTGEGLLDSVVPGSVKVFYFQKAFDLPYETARDVSDHYPIELELKDDPQAPDTYYKTGGIIGIDGGTSGGGPCSCQGVDMSSCAGRCGAYADHFPCSCSSSCSKHHDCCADYKNYC, encoded by the exons ATGGAACTCCGTGTGATGTTCATTGTGCTTGGTTGCTTACTGGAATGGAGTCAGGGACTTAAGATTGCATCTTTTAACATCCAGAGATTTAGTCAGAGGAAAGTCGATGAACGTGTTACTCTTGACATTCTTATCCGG ATTTTAAAAAGGTATGATCTCATCACCATTGAAGAAGTCATGGATTCTGATAGCTCAGCGGTTACAGATCTAGTGAAAGAACTGAATTA tGCAACCAAACTGAAATACAATTACATCATCTCTGACTACCTAGGACATAGTACTTATAGAGAAAAATATGCATTTATTTTCAA AGAGACCATTCTGAAGCCGGTGGGATGGTACCACTTTGACGATGGGTGTGAACAGTGTGGTACTGACACTTTCATGCGTGAACCCTTCGTAGTGCACTTCCACTCACTCACCACAA TTGTGAAGGACTTTGTTCTGGCAGCCATCCACACCAGTCCAAGTTATGCAGTCAGAGAGGTTGATGCGTTGTATGATGTTTGGGCTGATGCAAGAAACCACTTCAATACAGAG AACATCCTGATCCTCGGAGATTACAATGCAGCTTGTCGCTACGTCACAGACAAAGATTGGCCCAAAATACGGTTACGTCAACATAATAATTTCCATTGGTTGATTGGAGATGAAGTCGATACAACTGTTAGCATAAACACGCACTGTGCCTATGACAG GTTTGTGATGACCGGGGAAGGGCTCCTTGACAGCGTGGTTCCTGGTTCAGTGAAAGTCTTCTAtttccagaaagcttttgaccTCCCATATGAGACA GCCAGAGATGTCTCAGATCATTATCCCATTGAACTTGAGCTGAAAGATGATc CACAAGCCCCTGACACTTACTATAAGACAGGGGGGATCATTGGCATTGATGGTGGTACCTCTGGCGGCGGCCCTTGCAGTTGCCAAGGGGTTGATATGAGCTCTTGCGCCGGGAGATGTGGTGCCTATGCGGATCACTTTCCTTGCAGCTGCTCATCAAGCTGCTCCAAACATCACGACTGTTGTGCCGACTATAAAAACTACTGTTAA